In the genome of Haemorhous mexicanus isolate bHaeMex1 chromosome 3 unlocalized genomic scaffold, bHaeMex1.pri SUPER_3_unloc_3, whole genome shotgun sequence, one region contains:
- the PTRHD1 gene encoding putative peptidyl-tRNA hydrolase PTRHD1 codes for MAAALVQYVVLRGDLARPPRSWPLGAVVAQGCHAALAAVHGYREHPDTGAYLEQGDAMTTVVLEAPDENSLLDLAKLLKEKGVDHKVWMENPEGIPTCLALRPYPKNLVQPHLRNFKLLK; via the exons GTGGTGCTCCGCGGGGATCTGGCGCGGCCTCCCCGCTCGTGGCCGCTCGGTGCCGTGGTGGCTCAGGGCTGTCACGCCGCGCTGGCCGCAGTTCACGGTTACCGGGAGCATCCCGACACCGGCGCGTACCTGGAGCAGGGCGACGCCATGACAACCGTGGTGCTGGAG gCTCCGGATGAGAATTCCCTGCTGGATTTGGCGAAGTTGCTGAAGGAAAAAGGTGTTGACCACAAGGTTTGGATGGAAAATCCCGAGGGAATTCCCACTTGCCTGGCGCTCCGACCTTATCCCAAAAATCtggtgcagcctcacctcagGAATTTCAAGCTCCTCAAATGA